One Catenulispora sp. EB89 DNA window includes the following coding sequences:
- a CDS encoding putative hydro-lyase — MPETAAELRAGFRAGARGPTAGLAPGFRQANFLSVPAGWAYDVLLFIERNPEACPILDVTDTGSRHTRLAEGADLRTDLPLYRVWRDGRLVDETTDVVDVWREDSVTFLTGCSFSFDSALAQAGVPWRYPGRNVAMYRTNRQCRPAERVRGPLVVSMRPVPSALVGTAGRITALMPAAHGAPVQVGDPRRLGIYDLERPDFGEPPEAEPDDVPMFWACGVTLQAAVVASRPPFAITHAPGHMFLTDVREPPVTV, encoded by the coding sequence ATGCCCGAAACAGCAGCCGAGCTGCGGGCCGGGTTCCGCGCCGGGGCGCGTGGGCCGACGGCCGGGTTGGCGCCCGGCTTCCGGCAGGCGAACTTCCTCAGCGTGCCTGCCGGGTGGGCCTATGACGTGCTGCTGTTCATCGAGCGCAACCCGGAGGCCTGCCCGATCCTCGATGTCACCGACACCGGGTCGCGGCATACGCGGCTCGCCGAGGGTGCCGACCTGCGGACCGATCTGCCGTTGTACCGCGTGTGGCGGGACGGCCGGTTGGTCGACGAGACCACTGATGTCGTCGACGTGTGGCGCGAGGACTCGGTGACGTTCCTCACCGGGTGCAGCTTCAGCTTCGACAGTGCCCTGGCTCAGGCCGGGGTGCCGTGGCGCTATCCGGGGCGGAACGTCGCCATGTACAGGACGAACCGGCAGTGCCGGCCGGCCGAGCGGGTTCGCGGGCCGCTGGTGGTCTCGATGCGGCCGGTGCCGTCGGCGCTGGTTGGCACCGCCGGGCGGATCACGGCCCTGATGCCGGCGGCGCATGGGGCGCCGGTGCAGGTCGGCGATCCTCGACGGCTCGGCATCTACGACCTGGAGCGGCCCGACTTCGGGGAGCCGCCGGAGGCTGAGCCCGACGACGTTCCGATGTTCTGGGCCTGTGGCGTGACCCTGCAGGCGGCGGTGGTCGCGTCCCGGCCACCGTTCGCCATCACGCACGCTCCCGGGCACATGTTCCTCACCGATGTCCGGGAGCCGCCGGTCACTGTGTGA
- a CDS encoding TIGR03084 family metal-binding protein: MAVLDDLLEDLAAESGVLDALVTPLDAAAWRTETPAPGWTIAHQIAHLAWTDRVAALAARDPDAFNAMLARALREGGAGFVDQQAEHGAGLEPAELLAAWRADRHDLATALPEVPPGGKLPWFGPPMGAGTMATARLMETWAHGQDVADALGVRREPTARLRNVAHLGVRTRDFAFVSRGLPVPDAEFRIELTAPDGGTWTWGPETAAERVTGPALDFCLLVAQRRHRDDLAVQAVGGQADQWLDIAQVFAGPSGPGRSKGQFA, encoded by the coding sequence ATGGCAGTGCTCGACGACCTGCTCGAAGACCTGGCCGCGGAAAGCGGCGTACTGGACGCCCTGGTCACCCCGCTCGACGCCGCGGCCTGGCGCACCGAGACCCCGGCCCCCGGCTGGACGATCGCGCACCAGATCGCGCACCTGGCCTGGACCGACCGCGTCGCCGCGCTCGCCGCCCGCGACCCGGACGCCTTCAACGCCATGCTGGCCCGCGCCCTGCGGGAAGGCGGCGCCGGCTTCGTCGATCAGCAGGCTGAGCACGGTGCGGGGCTGGAACCGGCCGAGCTGCTGGCGGCCTGGCGCGCCGATCGCCACGACCTCGCCACGGCGCTCCCCGAAGTCCCGCCCGGCGGCAAGCTGCCCTGGTTCGGCCCGCCGATGGGCGCCGGGACGATGGCCACCGCCCGCCTCATGGAGACCTGGGCCCACGGCCAGGACGTCGCCGACGCCCTCGGCGTGCGGCGCGAGCCGACCGCGCGGCTGCGCAACGTCGCGCACCTCGGCGTTCGCACCCGCGACTTCGCCTTCGTCTCGCGCGGCCTGCCGGTGCCGGACGCCGAGTTCCGCATCGAGCTCACCGCGCCGGACGGCGGTACGTGGACCTGGGGCCCGGAGACGGCGGCCGAGCGGGTGACCGGCCCGGCGCTCGACTTCTGCCTGCTGGTGGCCCAGCGCCGGCACCGCGACGACCTGGCCGTGCAGGCTGTCGGCGGCCAGGCGGATCAGTGGCTTGACATCGCGCAGGTGTTCGCCGGCCCGAGCGGGCCCGGCCGGAGCAAGGGACAGTTTGCATGA
- a CDS encoding AAA domain-containing protein, with protein sequence MTAPARRRALLVGATDYQNFPALPGVAVDIAVMAEVLGDTAVGGFDVIERASDPDAAALRRRIADFLDRSEPDELTVVYISGHGLRSAATGEFHVVTRDTDTADLAETAVPAAYLNEHLKDCAARQKVLILDCCESGGFAAGITTIRTPKSSDPVGPPMQTKGVYILASSQAQEASWAGDGDDSPSLFTGTIVEALRSGAGDRDRDGRVGMAELYEHVSAVLNARPAGTRQTPVTSSIGVSGGDIYLAKAPVRRRDPRDGTSKAPRSGSTAKDAGPAGGAVAWKPLLEYYAHCIRAENAEDKLLKFAPTESRAVFIGGTEQLLSGTGADPDGMFPVPAEFADHIDDAAKKGSDLLYGYPVIVLLQDAQGVNLKVPQCAPLLIRRLEIVQADDGSVRLRPYGEPEPNPVLSRYWLGEDGAENLLRTYSPNWGASDHAGLAREINHLLRDEFELDWIDQILPDRMADRLNPGVPQSGARNTAVLMVLDSGATVRRLLKDLEDIAGKEPAIGKTAMGALLDGLAGSSAAGAVEQVVLGPVNDAQSDVLDAALTRRLTVATGPPGTGKSALIVNLVATAVAAGQSVLVASTNNAAVDEVWHRCERAVEGLIVRTGSRGNGERTNYEAVEREILRGALAATGTAAAPSTGTGTGTGTGTGTGTGRTLPTARAAYAAATRELGVFRQAAADKAATEASLLAAGQQRAQALDAILAGGEGPSATVPDRLSGASDQDLARMRSRADKLHRARWFADRRRRRFLNRLGIDATPQSADTLCLAVGAFADGEGAWRTLSARTHPTDEELTASLSGAEDRRQARALDLAASKIHDLHTGGRTALQALADHTDSSSSDWGKLRAALPAVPAWAVTCLSARRFPPNAGMFDLVVIDEASQCSIPAVLPVLFRAKRAVVIGDPLQLPHVATLKAPEEATIREKHGFGPQQLLDAHLAYRQDSAFHALEHAAGGSLTLNEHYRCHPEIARLSDSLFYAPRGKPLTILTPSQHLRGVPGQPNVKWINQQGTAMRHQRGSWINKEEIDRVGGGIRYFLDKLPAEATIGVVTPFKAQASAIRAQWADEQRVRVGTAHSFQGGECDAVIYSLVAADGISPGALRFLDDQANLWNVAITRARAHLFVISDRDFWIRRGGLGLRLLEQIEAGRHSPRWPHGEEYRDLLFDRLAASAGEVSLCEELDGYVADAVVTAADTSTTAVVLDTGTAPGADPARHLLLQLKRTGLLASEEGNRRAQRIPAWRLYDR encoded by the coding sequence GTGACGGCCCCGGCACGGCGCCGCGCCCTCCTGGTCGGCGCGACCGATTATCAGAACTTCCCGGCCCTGCCGGGGGTCGCGGTCGACATCGCGGTCATGGCCGAGGTGCTGGGCGACACGGCGGTCGGCGGATTCGACGTCATCGAGCGGGCCTCGGATCCGGACGCGGCGGCGCTGCGCCGGCGGATCGCCGACTTCCTCGACCGCAGCGAGCCGGACGAACTGACCGTCGTCTACATCAGCGGCCACGGGCTGCGCAGCGCAGCGACCGGCGAGTTCCACGTCGTGACCCGGGACACCGACACGGCCGACCTGGCCGAGACCGCGGTACCGGCCGCGTATCTCAACGAACATCTGAAGGACTGTGCGGCACGGCAGAAGGTCCTCATCCTCGACTGCTGCGAAAGCGGCGGGTTCGCCGCCGGGATCACCACGATCCGCACGCCGAAGAGCTCCGATCCCGTCGGTCCGCCCATGCAGACCAAGGGCGTGTACATCCTGGCCTCCTCCCAGGCCCAGGAGGCGTCCTGGGCCGGCGACGGCGACGACTCCCCGTCGTTGTTCACCGGCACCATCGTGGAGGCGCTGCGAAGCGGGGCCGGAGACCGGGACCGGGACGGCCGGGTCGGTATGGCCGAGCTGTACGAGCACGTCAGCGCGGTGCTCAACGCGCGGCCCGCAGGCACGCGCCAGACGCCCGTGACCTCCTCGATCGGGGTGAGCGGCGGCGACATCTACCTGGCCAAGGCACCGGTGCGGCGGAGGGATCCGCGCGACGGCACGTCGAAGGCGCCGCGTTCGGGTTCCACCGCGAAGGATGCGGGGCCCGCGGGTGGAGCCGTCGCCTGGAAGCCCTTGCTGGAGTACTACGCGCACTGCATCCGCGCCGAGAACGCCGAGGACAAACTCCTGAAGTTCGCTCCGACGGAGTCCCGAGCCGTGTTCATCGGCGGGACGGAGCAACTGCTCAGCGGCACCGGAGCCGATCCGGACGGCATGTTCCCCGTACCGGCCGAGTTCGCCGACCACATCGACGACGCGGCCAAGAAGGGCTCCGACCTCCTCTACGGCTACCCCGTCATCGTGCTGCTCCAGGACGCACAAGGCGTGAACCTCAAAGTGCCGCAATGCGCTCCCCTCCTGATCCGCCGCCTGGAGATCGTTCAGGCCGACGACGGCTCGGTCCGGCTTCGTCCTTACGGGGAGCCGGAGCCGAATCCCGTGCTGAGCAGGTACTGGCTGGGCGAGGACGGCGCCGAGAACCTGCTGCGCACCTACAGTCCCAACTGGGGCGCGAGCGATCACGCGGGCCTGGCACGGGAGATCAACCATCTGCTTCGCGACGAGTTCGAACTCGACTGGATCGACCAGATCCTCCCGGACCGGATGGCCGACCGCCTGAACCCCGGGGTACCCCAGAGCGGGGCCCGGAACACCGCCGTGCTCATGGTCCTGGACTCCGGCGCGACCGTCCGCAGGCTCCTGAAAGACCTGGAGGACATCGCCGGCAAGGAACCCGCCATCGGGAAGACCGCGATGGGCGCCCTGCTCGACGGGCTTGCGGGCTCCTCGGCGGCCGGCGCCGTCGAGCAGGTCGTCCTGGGGCCGGTCAACGACGCCCAGAGCGACGTCCTCGACGCCGCGCTGACCCGGAGGCTGACCGTGGCGACCGGGCCGCCCGGCACCGGGAAGAGCGCCCTGATCGTCAACCTGGTCGCCACCGCGGTCGCGGCCGGGCAGTCCGTCCTCGTCGCGTCGACCAACAACGCGGCCGTCGACGAGGTGTGGCACCGCTGTGAACGCGCGGTCGAAGGGCTGATCGTCCGGACCGGCAGCCGGGGCAACGGCGAGCGCACGAACTACGAGGCCGTCGAGCGGGAAATCCTGCGCGGGGCCTTGGCCGCCACCGGCACCGCCGCCGCGCCCTCCACCGGCACCGGCACCGGCACTGGCACTGGCACTGGCACTGGCACTGGCAGAACGCTCCCGACCGCCCGAGCCGCGTACGCCGCGGCGACGCGCGAGCTCGGCGTGTTCCGGCAAGCCGCCGCCGACAAGGCCGCGACCGAGGCGTCCCTGCTCGCGGCCGGTCAGCAGCGTGCGCAGGCGCTCGACGCCATCCTGGCCGGCGGCGAAGGCCCGAGCGCCACGGTTCCCGATCGGCTGTCCGGCGCCTCCGACCAGGACCTCGCCCGGATGCGGTCCCGCGCCGACAAGCTGCACCGCGCCCGCTGGTTCGCGGATCGACGACGCCGCAGGTTCCTCAACCGTCTGGGCATCGACGCGACGCCACAGAGCGCTGACACCCTGTGCCTGGCGGTCGGCGCCTTCGCCGACGGCGAAGGCGCGTGGCGCACGCTGAGCGCGCGGACGCATCCCACGGACGAGGAACTGACCGCATCCCTTTCCGGCGCCGAGGACAGGCGTCAGGCGAGGGCCCTGGACCTGGCGGCGTCGAAAATCCACGACCTGCACACCGGCGGCCGCACCGCGCTCCAGGCCCTGGCCGACCACACCGATTCCAGCAGCTCGGACTGGGGCAAGCTGCGCGCCGCACTGCCCGCCGTTCCGGCGTGGGCCGTCACCTGTCTGTCGGCACGCCGCTTCCCGCCGAACGCAGGCATGTTCGACCTGGTCGTCATCGACGAGGCCAGCCAGTGCTCGATCCCCGCCGTTCTGCCGGTCCTGTTCCGAGCCAAGCGCGCGGTCGTCATCGGAGACCCGCTCCAACTCCCCCACGTCGCCACGTTGAAGGCCCCGGAAGAGGCGACCATCCGGGAAAAGCACGGCTTCGGCCCGCAACAGCTTCTCGACGCGCACCTGGCCTACCGGCAGGACTCCGCGTTCCACGCCCTCGAACACGCGGCGGGAGGCAGCCTCACGCTCAACGAGCACTACCGCTGCCATCCGGAGATCGCACGCCTGTCCGACAGTCTCTTCTACGCGCCACGCGGAAAGCCGCTGACGATCCTGACACCGTCACAACACCTGCGCGGCGTCCCGGGCCAGCCGAACGTGAAGTGGATCAACCAGCAGGGCACCGCGATGAGACACCAGCGCGGGTCGTGGATCAACAAGGAGGAGATCGACCGCGTCGGCGGCGGCATCCGCTACTTCCTGGACAAGCTGCCCGCGGAGGCCACGATCGGCGTCGTCACCCCGTTCAAGGCCCAGGCCTCGGCGATCCGGGCCCAGTGGGCCGACGAGCAGCGGGTCCGCGTGGGCACCGCGCACTCCTTCCAGGGCGGTGAGTGCGACGCCGTCATCTACAGCCTGGTCGCCGCCGACGGCATCAGCCCCGGTGCCCTGAGATTCCTGGACGACCAGGCCAACCTGTGGAACGTGGCGATCACCCGGGCGCGGGCCCACCTGTTCGTCATCAGCGACCGGGATTTCTGGATCCGCCGCGGCGGGCTGGGCCTCAGGCTTCTGGAACAGATCGAGGCCGGCCGGCACAGTCCCCGATGGCCGCACGGCGAGGAGTACCGGGATCTGCTGTTCGACCGGCTGGCGGCCTCGGCCGGGGAGGTGAGCCTCTGCGAGGAGCTGGACGGCTACGTGGCCGACGCCGTGGTGACAGCGGCGGACACGTCGACCACGGCAGTCGTCCTGGACACCGGGACCGCCCCCGGCGCCGACCCCGCACGCCACCTCCTCCTTCAGCTCAAACGAACCGGACTGCTCGCATCGGAGGAGGGGAACCGCCGTGCACAACGGATCCCGGCGTGGCGGCTCTACGACAGGTGA
- a CDS encoding acyclic terpene utilization AtuA family protein produces MTDTNGLPQNGSQNRSHNRSHSLSQNPDIIRIGNASGFYGDRFSAVREMLEGGELDVLTGDYLAELTMLILGRDRMKNPDAGYAKTFLRQMEDALGLALERGVKIVANAGGLNPAGLADKLREVAAKLGLDAAIAHVAGDDLLPRAAELGFAGALTANAYLGGFGIAACLRAGADVVVTGRVTDASLVVGPAVAHFGWQPADHDRLAGAVAAGHVIECGAQATGGNYAFFTEIPDLRHPGFPIAELHADGSSVITKHPGTGGAVSVGTVTAQLLYEITGHRYANPDVTTRLDSVTLTQDGPDRVGISGVVGEAPPPQLKVALNKLCGFRNQVEFVLTGLSIESKADLAKEQLLAGLTSAPESIEWTLVRTDQPDADTEETASALLRCVVRDQNADTIGRAFTGAAVELALSGYPGFHVTAPPGTASPYGVYTAAYVDAAEVTHVAVLPDGERVVVPHPDLTLVLDTAPDPVLPQRLPAEETHLAPLGLVFGARSGDKGGDANVGVWARSDEAWRWLAHELTVERFKALLPETADLDVTRHAFPNLRAVNFVVEGVLGAGVASQARFDPQAKGLGEWLRARNVELPVSLLKGSER; encoded by the coding sequence ATGACTGACACCAACGGGTTGCCGCAGAACGGGTCGCAGAACCGGTCGCACAATCGGTCGCACAGCCTGTCGCAGAACCCGGACATCATCCGCATCGGCAACGCCTCCGGCTTCTACGGCGACCGTTTCAGCGCCGTCCGCGAAATGCTCGAAGGCGGCGAGCTGGACGTCCTGACCGGCGACTACCTCGCCGAGCTGACCATGCTCATTCTCGGCCGCGACCGGATGAAGAACCCTGACGCCGGCTACGCCAAGACCTTCCTGCGTCAGATGGAGGACGCCCTCGGCCTCGCGCTGGAACGCGGCGTCAAGATCGTCGCGAACGCCGGCGGGCTGAACCCGGCGGGACTGGCCGACAAGCTGCGGGAAGTGGCTGCGAAACTCGGCCTGGACGCCGCGATCGCGCACGTCGCGGGCGACGACCTCCTGCCGCGGGCGGCAGAGCTCGGATTCGCCGGAGCGCTGACCGCGAACGCCTACCTCGGCGGCTTCGGCATCGCCGCCTGCCTGCGTGCCGGCGCCGACGTGGTGGTCACCGGCCGCGTCACGGACGCCTCGCTGGTCGTCGGCCCCGCCGTCGCGCACTTCGGCTGGCAGCCCGCCGACCACGACCGGCTGGCCGGCGCCGTGGCCGCCGGGCACGTCATCGAGTGCGGCGCACAGGCCACCGGCGGCAACTACGCCTTCTTCACCGAGATCCCCGACCTGCGCCACCCCGGCTTCCCGATCGCCGAGTTGCACGCCGACGGCTCCAGCGTCATCACCAAGCACCCCGGGACCGGCGGCGCCGTCAGCGTCGGAACGGTCACCGCGCAGCTGCTGTACGAGATCACCGGCCACCGGTATGCGAACCCTGACGTCACCACCCGCCTGGACAGCGTGACGCTCACGCAGGACGGCCCGGACCGCGTCGGCATCAGCGGCGTCGTCGGCGAAGCCCCGCCTCCGCAGCTCAAGGTGGCGCTGAACAAGCTCTGCGGCTTCCGCAACCAGGTCGAGTTCGTCCTCACCGGCCTGTCGATCGAGTCCAAGGCGGACCTGGCGAAGGAACAACTGCTCGCCGGGCTGACCAGCGCCCCCGAGTCGATCGAGTGGACCCTGGTCCGCACCGACCAGCCCGACGCCGACACCGAGGAGACCGCCAGCGCGCTGCTGCGCTGCGTGGTCCGCGATCAGAACGCTGACACGATCGGCCGTGCCTTCACCGGCGCAGCGGTGGAACTCGCGCTTTCCGGCTACCCCGGCTTCCACGTGACCGCCCCGCCCGGGACGGCCTCGCCCTACGGCGTCTACACCGCCGCCTACGTCGACGCCGCCGAGGTCACGCACGTCGCGGTGCTTCCCGACGGCGAGCGCGTCGTCGTCCCACATCCCGACCTAACGCTGGTGCTCGATACAGCGCCGGATCCCGTTCTGCCGCAACGACTTCCCGCCGAGGAGACCCACCTGGCCCCGCTCGGACTGGTCTTCGGCGCGCGCAGCGGCGACAAGGGCGGCGACGCGAACGTCGGCGTCTGGGCCCGCAGCGACGAGGCCTGGCGCTGGCTCGCGCACGAGCTCACCGTCGAGCGTTTCAAGGCTCTGCTTCCCGAGACCGCCGATCTGGACGTCACCCGCCACGCGTTCCCGAACCTGCGTGCCGTGAACTTCGTCGTCGAGGGCGTCCTCGGCGCCGGCGTCGCTTCCCAAGCCCGCTTCGACCCGCAGGCCAAGGGCCTGGGCGAATGGCTGCGGGCCCGCAACGTCGAGCTTCCGGTGTCCCTGCTGAAAGGAAGTGAGCGGTGA
- a CDS encoding acyl-CoA dehydrogenase family protein has product MNRLSSPAWSTEERSALRETVRRFTEQEVLPNLDGWERAGELPRELSKKAGSLGLLGVAHPVEVGGGGGDLIDAITVNEEMHYAGGSGGLFASLFTCGISTPHLVAAGDRAQIARWVKPTLAGQLIGALAVTEPGGGSDVARIQTTARRDGDHFVVNGAKTFITSGVRADYVVAAVRTGDSGAAGISLLVIEKGTPGFTVSRRLEKLGWLCSDTAELAFQDARVPAENLVGAENSGFFQLAEHFLSERVALAAQAYSHAQRCLDLAVEWTRNRETFGKPLIGRQLVQNTLTEMARKIDVSRTYTHALIDRSIAGADQGGQPDLIAEVCFAKNTAVETAEWVATQALQLFGGLGYMRESEVERHYRDVRILGIGGGATEVMNGLAARVLGFRS; this is encoded by the coding sequence GTGAACCGCCTGTCCAGTCCCGCGTGGTCGACGGAGGAACGCAGCGCCCTGAGGGAGACCGTCCGCAGGTTCACCGAGCAGGAAGTGCTGCCGAACCTCGACGGCTGGGAACGGGCCGGTGAGCTGCCGCGCGAGCTGTCGAAGAAGGCCGGCTCGCTCGGCCTGCTCGGCGTCGCACATCCGGTCGAGGTGGGCGGCGGAGGCGGAGACCTGATCGACGCCATCACCGTCAACGAGGAGATGCACTACGCCGGCGGCTCCGGCGGCTTGTTCGCATCCTTGTTCACCTGCGGCATATCCACGCCGCACCTGGTGGCCGCAGGCGATCGCGCGCAGATTGCGCGCTGGGTCAAGCCGACGCTGGCCGGCCAGCTGATCGGGGCGCTGGCCGTGACCGAACCCGGCGGCGGCAGCGACGTCGCACGCATCCAGACCACGGCCCGCCGCGACGGCGACCACTTCGTCGTGAACGGCGCGAAGACCTTCATCACCTCCGGCGTGCGTGCGGACTACGTGGTCGCCGCCGTGCGTACCGGCGACTCCGGAGCCGCCGGGATCTCCTTGCTGGTCATCGAGAAGGGCACGCCGGGTTTCACGGTCAGCCGTCGGCTGGAGAAGCTGGGATGGCTGTGCTCCGATACGGCCGAACTGGCGTTCCAGGACGCGCGCGTCCCGGCCGAGAACCTGGTCGGCGCCGAGAACAGCGGCTTCTTCCAGCTCGCCGAGCACTTCCTGTCCGAACGCGTCGCGCTGGCCGCACAGGCCTACTCGCACGCGCAGCGCTGCCTGGACCTGGCCGTGGAGTGGACGCGGAACCGCGAGACGTTCGGCAAGCCGCTGATCGGCCGGCAACTCGTCCAGAACACCCTCACCGAAATGGCCCGGAAGATCGACGTGTCGCGTACCTATACCCATGCGCTGATCGACCGATCCATCGCAGGTGCGGACCAGGGAGGCCAGCCGGACCTGATCGCAGAGGTCTGTTTCGCCAAGAACACCGCCGTCGAGACCGCCGAATGGGTCGCGACGCAAGCTCTACAACTGTTCGGAGGCCTGGGCTACATGCGCGAATCAGAGGTCGAACGCCACTACCGCGACGTCCGGATCCTGGGCATCGGCGGCGGCGCGACCGAGGTGATGAACGGCCTGGCGGCCCGCGTGCTGGGCTTCCGCTCGTGA
- a CDS encoding serine hydrolase domain-containing protein, protein MATDLQDVLQSAVDNGQTPGVVALVARGDDLEFASAGTTELGGSTPMARDTLFRIASLTKPITAALAMLLIEEGRVGHDDPIARWLPELAHPMVVRTPDAPLDDVVPAARPITVADLLTSRAGWGFPDEFSWPAVGALFEQGSQAYGLQPKHVPAPDEWVKNLSEVPLVYQPGERWLYNTCSDLLGVLLARAAETPLPELMAERIFDPLGMTDTGFGARPDQLDRFTPYYRPTADGMTQADPVHGEWDGAPAFPSGAGGLVGTIDDYLAFARTLLAGVSGRSDAPGLLSPQSVREMVTDHLTAEQRAASRRFLEGQGWGVGGAVDVAEIDPWNVVGRYGWTGGTGQTGHVIPATGTVAILLSTTAMPDPAPVPLHKAFWTYTARG, encoded by the coding sequence GTGGCGACCGACCTGCAAGACGTCCTCCAGTCCGCGGTAGACAACGGCCAGACGCCCGGCGTCGTGGCGCTCGTCGCGCGCGGCGACGACCTCGAGTTCGCGAGCGCCGGGACGACCGAGCTCGGCGGCTCCACGCCGATGGCGCGCGACACCCTCTTCCGCATCGCCTCCCTCACCAAGCCGATCACCGCGGCGCTGGCGATGCTGCTGATCGAGGAGGGCCGCGTCGGGCACGACGACCCGATCGCGCGGTGGCTGCCGGAGCTGGCGCACCCGATGGTCGTGCGCACCCCCGACGCCCCGCTGGACGACGTGGTCCCGGCGGCGCGCCCGATCACCGTGGCCGACCTGCTGACCTCCCGCGCCGGCTGGGGCTTCCCCGACGAGTTCAGCTGGCCGGCCGTGGGCGCGTTGTTCGAGCAGGGCTCGCAGGCGTACGGCTTGCAGCCGAAGCACGTTCCGGCGCCCGACGAATGGGTGAAGAACCTCAGCGAGGTGCCGCTGGTGTACCAGCCGGGCGAGCGCTGGCTGTACAACACGTGCAGCGACCTGCTCGGCGTCCTGCTGGCGCGGGCCGCCGAGACGCCGCTGCCGGAGCTGATGGCCGAGCGGATCTTCGACCCGCTGGGCATGACGGACACCGGTTTCGGGGCGCGGCCGGACCAGCTCGACCGGTTCACTCCGTACTACCGCCCGACCGCGGACGGCATGACGCAGGCCGATCCGGTGCACGGGGAGTGGGACGGCGCGCCGGCGTTCCCGTCCGGGGCGGGAGGGCTGGTCGGCACGATCGACGACTACCTCGCCTTCGCGCGCACACTGCTGGCGGGGGTGTCGGGACGGTCCGACGCGCCGGGCCTGCTGTCGCCGCAATCGGTGCGGGAGATGGTCACCGACCACCTGACCGCCGAGCAGCGCGCGGCCTCCCGCCGGTTCCTGGAGGGCCAGGGCTGGGGCGTCGGCGGCGCGGTGGACGTCGCGGAGATCGACCCCTGGAACGTGGTCGGCCGCTACGGCTGGACCGGCGGCACCGGCCAGACCGGGCACGTCATCCCGGCCACCGGGACCGTGGCGATCCTGCTGTCCACGACCGCGATGCCGGACCCGGCGCCGGTGCCGCTGCACAAGGCTTTCTGGACGTACACGGCGCGCGGATAG
- a CDS encoding metallopeptidase family protein: protein MISIEPEQFEQLVGEALDSIPEALARQIRNVAVVVEAEAPYAGLLGLYEGIPLTGRGEWYSGVLPDRITIYRTEILKICHSYEDVVREVRTTVIHEVGHHFGIDDERLHELGW, encoded by the coding sequence GTGATCAGCATCGAGCCCGAACAGTTCGAACAACTGGTCGGCGAAGCGCTGGACTCCATCCCGGAGGCGCTGGCGCGCCAGATCCGGAACGTGGCGGTGGTCGTCGAGGCCGAGGCGCCGTATGCCGGGCTGCTGGGGTTGTACGAGGGCATTCCGCTGACCGGGCGGGGGGAGTGGTACTCCGGGGTGCTGCCGGATCGGATCACCATCTACCGCACCGAGATTCTGAAGATCTGCCACAGTTACGAGGACGTGGTGCGCGAGGTGCGCACCACGGTCATCCACGAGGTGGGGCACCACTTCGGGATCGACGACGAGCGGTTGCACGAGCTCGGGTGGTGA
- a CDS encoding collagen binding domain-containing protein, translating into MQSVRSVQSVQTAEAVRSGSESAGHSADPTEFLLPLHDAVPVPVPEPTAAEPAYNHIPIPYNGDGVLIHGRVRDRDGAPMPLAVITAVSPQGRQVGRARSADDGGYRLGVPRTGAYVLIVAADGREPEASTITARERSVRHDIQLAERGRLAVTVRGTDGSRIGGATLMLTDAAGDLVTSRRTGEDGTHTFRDLPVGTLILAVNATGHRPGALSITIDGHGTTRAEVELHPAVRLTGTVRAWSTDSPLPDARVMLMDGAGNVVATADSDPEGSFAFADLDAGEYTLIASGYPPVASAVRVDGRIDSRHDVQLGYPE; encoded by the coding sequence GTGCAGTCAGTGCGGTCCGTGCAGTCCGTGCAGACTGCGGAGGCCGTGCGGTCCGGCTCCGAATCGGCCGGGCATTCCGCCGATCCCACGGAGTTCCTCCTTCCTTTGCACGACGCAGTCCCTGTCCCTGTCCCGGAGCCGACGGCGGCCGAGCCCGCGTACAACCACATCCCGATCCCCTACAACGGCGACGGCGTCCTGATCCACGGCCGGGTCCGCGACCGCGACGGCGCGCCGATGCCGCTGGCCGTGATCACCGCAGTCTCGCCGCAGGGCCGGCAGGTGGGCCGGGCCCGCAGCGCCGACGACGGCGGCTACCGGCTCGGCGTCCCGCGCACCGGCGCGTACGTACTGATCGTCGCCGCCGACGGCCGCGAACCGGAGGCCTCGACCATCACCGCCCGCGAGCGGAGCGTCCGGCACGACATCCAACTGGCCGAACGCGGCCGGCTGGCGGTCACGGTCCGCGGCACCGACGGCAGCCGCATCGGCGGCGCCACCCTGATGCTCACCGACGCCGCCGGCGACCTGGTCACCAGCCGCCGCACCGGCGAGGACGGCACCCACACCTTCCGCGACCTGCCAGTCGGCACCCTGATCCTGGCGGTGAACGCGACCGGTCACCGCCCCGGCGCCCTGTCGATCACGATCGACGGCCACGGCACCACGCGCGCCGAGGTCGAACTCCACCCGGCGGTACGCCTGACCGGCACGGTCCGCGCCTGGTCCACGGACTCGCCACTGCCCGACGCACGCGTGATGCTGATGGACGGCGCCGGAAACGTGGTCGCCACGGCCGACAGCGACCCGGAGGGCTCGTTCGCCTTCGCCGACCTGGACGCCGGCGAGTACACGCTGATCGCGAGCGGATATCCGCCGGTGGCGAGCGCGGTACGGGTGGACGGCCGGATCGACAGTCGGCATGACGTGCAGCTGGGGTACCCGGAGTGA